One stretch of Mustelus asterias chromosome 21, sMusAst1.hap1.1, whole genome shotgun sequence DNA includes these proteins:
- the LOC144509237 gene encoding gap junction beta-3 protein-like: MDWKTLQGVLSGVNKYSTGFGRIWLSVVFIFRVLVYVVAAEKVWGDDQKDFDCNTKQPGCTNVCFDHYFPISHIRLWALQLIFISTPSLLVVMHVAYRKDKEKKYHLKHPDTNTKLYEDTGKKHGGLWWTYLISLFFKTVIEIVFLYILHRIYDSFDMPRLVKCEVDPCPNVVDCYIARPTEKRIFTYFMVGASSLCIVISITEMIYLIFKRCFRCCMLHCRKRKSGLTEVKADYHAHALTHTNYLPNGKSLDYIHASAPNLSSM; the protein is encoded by the coding sequence ATGGACTGGAAGACACTACAAGGCGTCCTTAGCGGCGTAAATAAATACTCTACAGGGTTTGGACGGATTTGGTTATCAGTTGTCTTCATCTTCCGGGTGCTAGTTTATGTGGTGGCAGCAGAGAAAGTGTGGGGTGATGACCAGAAAGACTTTGACTGTAATACCAAGCAACCAGGGTGCACCAATGTGTGCTTTGATCACTACTTTCCCATCTCCCACATCCGGCTGTGGGCTTTGCAATTGATCTTCATCTCTACGCCTTCCCTGCTGGTTGTCATGCATGTGGCCTATAGAAAAGACAAAGAGAAAAAGTATCATCTGAAGCACCCAGATACCAACACCAAACTCTATGAGGACACTGGGAAAAAACATGGCGGGCTCTGGTGGACCTATTTGATCAGTCTGTTTTTTAAAACCGTGATTGAAATTGTTTTCTTGTACATCCTTCATCGGATTTATGACAGTTTTGATATGCCTCGCCTGGTCAAATGTGAGGTAGACCCTTGCCCCAATGTAGTAGATTGTTACATTGCCAGACCGACTGAGAAAAGGATTTTCACCTATTTTATGGTTGGGGCATCATCTCTTTGCATTGTTATAAGTATAACTGAAATGATTTACTTGATCTTTAAAAGGTGTTTCAGGTGCTGTATGTTGCATTGTCGGAAAAGAAAATCAGGATTGACTGAGGTCAAGGCTGACTATCATGCCCACGCACTCACTCATACAAATTACTTGCCTAATGGCAAGTCACTGGACTACATTCATGCTTCTGCCCCAAACCTTTCCTCAATGTAA